Proteins from a single region of Budorcas taxicolor isolate Tak-1 chromosome 7, Takin1.1, whole genome shotgun sequence:
- the LOC128051002 gene encoding heterogeneous nuclear ribonucleoproteins A2/B1-like, which yields MAGVMESKNEQSFQTVNSWRKKKEQKQFRKLFIGGLSSETTEESLRNYYKQWGKLTSCEIIRDPASKRSRGFGFVTFSSMAEVDAAMAARPHSIDGKTIAPKRAVPREESGQREVFLTVKKLFVGAIEDTEEHHLRDYFEKYGKIDAIEIITDRESGRKRGFAFVTFDDHDPVDKIVLQKNHTINGHHAEVRKAFSRPKRQQIQSVEDDQEVAIWELALVMEEEKEFMVVEDLDMD from the exons ATGGCTGGAGTGATGGAGTCCAAGAATGAGCAAAGTTTCCAAACTGTTAATTCttggaggaagaagaaggaacaaAAACAATTCCGTAAACTCTTTATTGGTGGCTTGAGCTCTGAAACCACAGAAGAAAGTCTGAGGAACTACTACAAGCAGTGGGGAAAGCTTACAAGCTGTGAGATCATAAGGGACCCTGCAAGCAAAAGATCAAGAGGGTTTGGTTTTGTCACCTTTTCATCCATGGCTGAAGTGGATGCTGCCATGGCTGCCAGACCTCATTCTATTGATGGGAAAACAATTGCCCCCAAACGCGCTGTCCCAAGAGAGGAATCTGGACAGCGAGAGGTTTTCCTAACTGTGAAGAAGCTGTTTGTTGGTGCAATTGAAGATACCGAGGAACATCATCTTAGAGATTACTTTGAGAAATATGGAAAAATCGATGCCATTGAGATAATTACTGATAGAGAGTCTGGAAGAAAAAGAGGCTTTGCATTTGTGACTTTTGATGACCATGATCCCGTGGATAAGATTGTGTTGCAGAAAAACCATACCATCAACGGCCATCATGCAGAAGTAAGAAAGGCCTTTTCTCGACCTAAAAGGCAACAAATCCAGA GTGTGGAGGATGACCAGGAAGTGGCAATTTGGGAGTTAGCCCTGGttatggaggaagaaaaggagttTATGGTGGTGGAAGACTTGGATATGGATTGA